The Neptunomonas concharum genomic interval TTCATCGTGTTTGCCTGTACAGACAGGTGAATCGGCACATGCGGGAAATGCTCTTTCACAATGTGGATCAAACCTGGGTCCGACATAATCAAAGCATCAGGCCCCATCTCAACGACAGGACGCAGATCATCAAGATAGGTCGTTAGCTTGCTGTTATGGGGGAGGATATTACTCGCAAGAAAGAACTTTTTACCTAACTTATGCGCAATACTAATCCCTTCCGCCAAGTTATCCATATTAAAGTCGTTATTCCGCACACGGAGACTATAGCGAGGCTGGCCCGCATAAACAGCGTCAGCGCCATAAGCGAACGCATATTTCATATTTTTTAGCGTCCCTGCCGGGGACAATAATTCAGGAGTACGCATAGATAGGGTTATTACTCAGGCGTTAGTTAGTCTTCAGTCAAGATCTTGCAATTCGACTTCAAATAATGGGGTATAAACAGAGCCATGCTCACCCTGTTTGCTTTGGAACAACACAACAGAGTCAGCCAAACTATAAAGCTCTAAATTGGGCCATTGCTCAGGCTGTTTAAATTTATTCTTGCGAGGTAATTTTCCCAGCGTGATATGCGGCGTAAAGTCAGCAGGGTCGTTTTTAATACCCGCTTCTTCAACCACATCCGCTACCCGCTTTTGCAGAGAGATCAGCTTATCATTCTCTGCTGGCAGCGCCGCTATCAAGGAAACCTTAGGGTTGATTTCGTAATAATCGACCTGCTCCAAACATACCTGAAACGACTGTTCTTCTTCCAGATGTCTTTTAGCTAAGCCTTCAAGACGATCAATTTGATCTAATCCGGTATCTCCCAAAAAACAGAGCGTCAGGTGGTAGTGATCAGAATCAACCCAGTTAACTTCCAGTTTACGATCATAGGCGCATAAACCATCGGCTTGGTCTGCCAGCTGTCTTACAACAGAGTCTGCCAGCCTTAAAGCGAAAAATGTTCGAATCCTCATGGGTTCGGGGTTAATACCTTTTTGTTCATAGACCGCGTATTTTGCCTTGCGAAGAACACTTGCGCAAATTTTTTACAGTGATCCGTTAGCGCTTCACTTTTGCTGCAACGCGTTTATTTTCTTCAGAAGAGAGAATACGTCTAATCCAATCATGAATTGCAGGAAACGGAGTAAAATCAAAACCTGACAGCTTTGCCCAGCTTAACACCATAGCACCGTGAATATCCGCGATGCTTTTTTCGCCACAAAGGTACTCTTTGCCGGTTAGCTGTTGCTCTAGCACAGGGAAGAAACGCAGCAATTCGGCGTTAGCTTTATTAACCACTTGCTGATCAGGATTAGCAGCGGAATACTTTACTTGCAGTAAAAGATCCAGCGCAGGA includes:
- the thpR gene encoding RNA 2',3'-cyclic phosphodiesterase — encoded protein: MRIRTFFALRLADSVVRQLADQADGLCAYDRKLEVNWVDSDHYHLTLCFLGDTGLDQIDRLEGLAKRHLEEEQSFQVCLEQVDYYEINPKVSLIAALPAENDKLISLQKRVADVVEEAGIKNDPADFTPHITLGKLPRKNKFKQPEQWPNLELYSLADSVVLFQSKQGEHGSVYTPLFEVELQDLD